In one Zobellia galactanivorans genomic region, the following are encoded:
- a CDS encoding vanadium-dependent haloperoxidase, whose amino-acid sequence MKRLSRFIIVCTVLMVSCGTNHDKERLDTYFEGGLSRYNRELTNVIVSDIFTPPVASRIYAYSNIAAYEGIRFMDSTKLSLSSRLNGLKELSTPDPSKNYYYPLVSIVAFTQVGKSLVFDLDKVEAIKNKMLGEVKEIGMDQEVYRNSIDLGETLASEILAWAAKDGYLRRTALPRYSVSDDPGRWRPTPPDYMEAIEPHWNTLRPFVLDSAAQFDPGLPTPFDSAEDSPFYKEAMEVYETVENLDDDKLEVAKFWDCNPNISHTKGHVMYFQQQISPGGHWMHIAAQILEEQKVDGVKAAETMSMLGVALADAFISCWDQKYKSSLTRPETYINNYIDQDWEPILQTPAFPEHTSGHSVASSAAATVLTGVFGDDYAFVDATEVPYGLPPRSFQSFWQAAEEAAISRLYGGIHYRPAIELGVKQGRAVGRLVLERLRKEH is encoded by the coding sequence ATGAAGCGATTAAGTAGGTTTATTATCGTATGTACGGTGCTTATGGTATCCTGTGGAACAAATCACGACAAAGAGCGGTTAGATACGTATTTTGAAGGCGGTTTGTCGAGATACAACCGGGAACTCACCAATGTAATCGTATCTGATATTTTTACCCCACCGGTGGCCAGTAGGATCTATGCTTATTCCAATATTGCGGCCTACGAAGGGATACGCTTTATGGACTCGACAAAATTGTCCCTGTCGTCCCGATTGAATGGGTTAAAAGAGTTATCGACACCTGATCCGTCCAAGAATTATTACTATCCCTTAGTGTCAATTGTAGCGTTTACCCAGGTGGGAAAATCCTTGGTTTTTGATTTGGACAAGGTCGAGGCCATCAAGAACAAGATGCTCGGGGAGGTCAAGGAAATAGGTATGGACCAAGAAGTTTATCGGAATTCAATTGATCTAGGGGAGACCCTGGCAAGCGAAATCTTGGCTTGGGCGGCAAAAGATGGGTATCTCCGCCGTACGGCATTGCCCCGATATTCGGTCAGTGATGACCCGGGCCGTTGGAGGCCTACGCCACCGGACTATATGGAGGCCATTGAACCGCATTGGAATACCTTACGGCCCTTTGTGCTTGATTCGGCAGCACAATTTGATCCAGGACTGCCCACGCCTTTTGACAGTGCCGAAGACTCCCCATTTTATAAGGAAGCCATGGAGGTCTATGAAACGGTGGAAAATCTAGATGATGATAAATTGGAGGTGGCGAAGTTTTGGGACTGTAACCCGAATATATCGCACACCAAGGGGCATGTCATGTATTTCCAACAACAAATTTCCCCTGGGGGCCATTGGATGCATATAGCTGCACAGATACTGGAAGAACAAAAGGTCGACGGGGTAAAGGCTGCCGAAACCATGTCGATGTTAGGGGTGGCCCTGGCCGATGCCTTTATCAGTTGTTGGGACCAGAAGTATAAAAGCAGTTTGACCCGGCCTGAAACCTATATCAATAACTATATTGACCAAGATTGGGAACCTATATTGCAAACGCCGGCTTTTCCTGAGCATACGTCTGGACATAGTGTGGCGTCAAGTGCAGCAGCTACGGTACTTACCGGGGTATTCGGCGATGATTATGCATTTGTAGATGCTACGGAAGTACCATACGGCCTTCCTCCAAGAAGCTTTCAGTCGTTTTGGCAAGCAGCGGAAGAAGCAGCGATCAGCAGGCTTTACGGGGGGATTCACTATAGGCCGGCCATTGAACTGGGCGTTAAACAGGGCAGGGCCGTGGGCCGATTGGTTCTCGAGCGATTAAGAAAGGAGCATTGA
- a CDS encoding glycoside hydrolase family 36 protein yields MIANTTITSFPEIIIIGEKQNFRTTLNKVYGDEGVTLYDFEVNNDVEEVPKPITLQWKVPAINVKGVWKPTTDFNKRIQADWELDNMESRISIDSPVISLFGNSDGNVLTFACSNAINKLEMNARLREEDNCFYCHVTFFTEQHYPLKNFKVQLRLDYQDWHFSDSLRAVASWWESFEQLKPAYVPDIAKTPLYSTWYQFHQNLDVPLLLKECRLAKNLGYKAIIIDDGWQTFDSNRGYDFTGDWQPDRIPEMAEFVKSVHETGMKIALWYSVPFCGEKSKAYKRFKGKFLTEDHRWAPVFDPRYPDVRQYLIDIYTNAARDWSLDGFKLDFIDDFRFYKDTPTKLGPDADYASINGAVDRLLTDVKDALTKINPEIFIEFRQKYTGPAMRKYGNMFRAFDCPGDATMNRLRIADIRMLAGNTAVHSDMVTWHADEPLEIAALQVINTLFGVPQLSVMLSETPEAYVNMIGFYTKYWNENADVLMNGYFLPSKPLANYPTQRVSKNGHLIIGVYDAWVVELDGAYTHIDILNAQIATQVVVRILNDLGAYACKVYDCQGNLIREENVVFSKGVIEVEVPECGIIRAEKIE; encoded by the coding sequence ATGATTGCAAACACTACCATTACAAGCTTTCCGGAAATAATCATTATCGGGGAAAAACAAAATTTCCGTACCACCCTGAATAAGGTATATGGGGATGAAGGGGTAACGTTATACGATTTTGAAGTCAACAATGATGTCGAAGAGGTGCCCAAACCTATAACCTTGCAATGGAAGGTTCCGGCCATCAACGTAAAGGGCGTTTGGAAACCCACCACGGATTTCAATAAACGTATTCAAGCCGATTGGGAACTTGACAATATGGAGTCGCGGATTTCTATCGATTCGCCCGTAATTTCCCTATTTGGGAATAGCGATGGCAATGTCTTGACCTTCGCTTGCTCCAATGCCATCAATAAATTGGAAATGAATGCCCGTTTACGTGAAGAGGACAATTGTTTTTATTGCCACGTTACCTTTTTTACGGAACAACATTATCCCCTTAAAAATTTTAAGGTGCAATTGCGATTGGATTATCAAGACTGGCATTTTTCCGATAGCCTTCGGGCGGTGGCTTCGTGGTGGGAAAGCTTTGAGCAATTGAAGCCGGCCTATGTACCTGATATCGCTAAAACGCCATTGTACTCTACCTGGTACCAGTTTCATCAGAACCTCGATGTACCCTTGCTTTTGAAAGAATGTCGATTGGCAAAAAATCTGGGCTACAAAGCTATCATCATTGATGACGGTTGGCAAACCTTCGATTCGAACCGAGGCTATGATTTTACGGGGGATTGGCAGCCAGACCGTATTCCTGAAATGGCGGAATTCGTAAAAAGTGTACATGAAACCGGTATGAAAATCGCTCTTTGGTACTCCGTTCCCTTCTGTGGTGAAAAATCAAAGGCCTACAAACGTTTTAAAGGGAAATTCCTGACCGAAGACCATAGATGGGCTCCTGTTTTTGATCCACGTTATCCCGATGTTAGGCAATACCTTATCGATATTTATACCAATGCCGCGCGAGATTGGAGCCTCGACGGCTTCAAGCTTGATTTTATCGACGACTTTAGGTTTTATAAAGATACCCCGACTAAATTGGGGCCAGATGCGGATTATGCGTCGATAAATGGGGCTGTTGATCGCTTGTTGACAGATGTGAAAGACGCCTTGACAAAAATTAACCCCGAAATCTTTATTGAGTTCAGACAGAAGTATACGGGACCTGCGATGCGTAAATACGGTAATATGTTCAGGGCCTTCGACTGTCCGGGAGATGCTACCATGAACCGATTGCGAATTGCGGATATTCGTATGCTTGCCGGAAATACTGCGGTACACTCCGATATGGTTACCTGGCATGCGGACGAACCCTTGGAAATTGCGGCTCTTCAAGTCATCAATACGCTTTTTGGGGTGCCCCAACTTTCCGTTATGTTGAGTGAGACACCCGAAGCATACGTAAACATGATCGGCTTTTATACGAAGTACTGGAACGAAAATGCCGATGTGCTTATGAACGGATATTTCCTTCCTTCTAAACCGTTGGCCAATTACCCCACCCAACGGGTATCTAAGAACGGACACCTCATTATTGGGGTTTATGATGCTTGGGTAGTAGAGCTCGATGGGGCTTATACGCACATAGATATCTTGAATGCTCAAATAGCCACCCAAGTAGTCGTTCGAATTTTAAATGATTTGGGGGCTTATGCCTGTAAAGTCTATGATTGTCAAGGAAATTTGATAAGGGAGGAGAATGTAGTATTTTCGAAAGGGGTAATAGAGGTGGAGGTTCCCGAATGCGGAATCATAAGGGCCGAGAAAATAGAGTAG
- a CDS encoding sugar O-acetyltransferase, which produces MTEKEKMISGQAYDPSDKELVRARLRARKLMQEIAAIPMDKERQRKHFFKELFAETGKNFYIENRFTCDYGFNIYWGENAYANFDCIILDAAPVYIGKNVMMAPGVKLLTATHPLEFEARNSGIEFAKPIRIGDNVWIGGGVIVNPGVTIGNNSVIGSGSVVVKDIPENVVAVGNPCRVLKNIDNP; this is translated from the coding sequence ATGACCGAAAAAGAGAAAATGATCAGCGGGCAAGCCTATGATCCAAGTGATAAAGAGTTGGTAAGGGCCAGGTTGCGGGCCCGAAAGTTGATGCAGGAAATAGCGGCCATCCCCATGGACAAAGAACGGCAGCGCAAGCACTTTTTTAAAGAGCTATTTGCCGAGACCGGAAAGAATTTCTATATCGAAAACCGCTTTACCTGCGATTATGGTTTCAATATTTATTGGGGCGAGAACGCATATGCCAATTTTGATTGTATTATTTTGGACGCTGCACCGGTGTACATCGGTAAGAACGTAATGATGGCCCCGGGGGTAAAGTTGCTTACGGCTACACACCCATTGGAGTTTGAAGCCCGTAACTCTGGAATTGAATTCGCAAAACCGATACGGATAGGGGATAACGTTTGGATCGGTGGAGGGGTAATTGTCAATCCTGGGGTTACCATAGGAAACAACAGTGTCATCGGTTCCGGAAGTGTGGTGGTAAAAGATATCCCCGAGAATGTGGTGGCCGTTGGCAACCCGTGTCGCGTATTAAAGAATATAGACAACCCATAG
- a CDS encoding solute:sodium symporter family transporter, giving the protein MLSIISFVGFTLLVAVIAWYATRSTNEKSADGYFLAGRSLGAITIAGSLLLTNLSAEQIVGLNGQAFTEGVLVMAWETLAAIAMIITAVFLLPRYMRGGITTIPQFVEDRFDHGTKAILTALFLSGYVIVVIPSVLYSGSLAFSTMFDLPTLLGLSDTATLWLCVWSIGIIGIIYAIFGGLKAVAVSDLINSIGLLIGGLLIPVFGLLAIGDGSISDGISLLWESHPEKFNVKGDVDASIPFGTIFTGMMLVQMFYWGTNQVILQRVFGAKNLKEGQKGVILAALVKFLIPIIVVLPGIIAWHIFEGNLDNPDQAYPKLVATVLPATFTGLFAAVLFGAILSSFNSLLNSSATLFGFDLYRQYFKKGATELETVKAGKMFGLVLGILGMFVAPLIANAPQGLFAWLQEANGCYSIPILTVIVIGFFTKRVPAIAAKVGVISGVVLYSISQFLVKPYFVDKALAEAAQNGISDAKALSVIQAEAYPHFLHVMAILFVLNIAIMLFIGKLYPRDTDYQPMTTDAVSVEPWKYAFIAGAVITALVLSTYLIF; this is encoded by the coding sequence ATGCTTTCAATTATTTCTTTTGTGGGGTTTACGCTCTTAGTGGCGGTAATCGCTTGGTACGCTACCAGAAGTACCAATGAAAAATCCGCCGACGGTTATTTTTTGGCGGGAAGAAGCTTAGGGGCGATAACCATTGCGGGTTCCTTGCTTTTGACCAACCTTTCCGCCGAGCAGATCGTGGGGCTGAACGGACAGGCCTTTACCGAGGGGGTATTGGTTATGGCTTGGGAGACACTGGCCGCTATTGCCATGATCATTACTGCGGTTTTCCTGCTTCCCAGGTACATGCGAGGCGGTATAACGACCATTCCCCAATTTGTGGAAGATCGGTTCGACCACGGTACAAAAGCTATTCTCACGGCCTTATTTTTATCGGGTTACGTTATTGTGGTCATTCCTTCCGTACTGTATTCCGGATCTTTGGCCTTTAGCACCATGTTCGATTTGCCGACCCTTTTAGGACTTTCGGATACGGCTACTTTGTGGCTCTGTGTTTGGAGTATTGGAATTATCGGTATCATATATGCCATTTTTGGCGGATTGAAGGCTGTGGCGGTCTCCGATCTTATCAACTCGATCGGACTTTTGATCGGGGGACTCCTTATTCCGGTTTTTGGATTGTTGGCCATTGGGGATGGAAGTATTTCCGATGGAATAAGCCTGCTTTGGGAAAGCCATCCGGAAAAGTTCAATGTAAAGGGTGATGTTGATGCATCCATACCGTTCGGCACCATTTTTACGGGAATGATGCTGGTACAGATGTTCTATTGGGGTACCAACCAAGTGATTTTACAACGTGTATTTGGGGCAAAAAACCTTAAGGAAGGCCAAAAAGGGGTGATACTTGCCGCCTTGGTCAAGTTTTTGATTCCCATTATCGTGGTATTGCCCGGTATCATCGCCTGGCATATTTTCGAGGGCAATCTTGATAACCCCGACCAAGCTTACCCGAAATTGGTGGCTACCGTACTTCCCGCAACATTTACCGGCCTTTTTGCCGCTGTACTTTTTGGGGCCATACTGAGTTCCTTCAACAGTCTGTTGAACAGTAGTGCCACCTTATTCGGATTCGACCTTTATCGGCAGTATTTCAAGAAGGGTGCGACCGAGCTTGAAACCGTAAAAGCGGGGAAGATGTTCGGACTTGTTCTTGGTATTTTGGGAATGTTTGTCGCTCCTCTGATCGCCAATGCGCCACAGGGGCTTTTCGCGTGGTTGCAAGAGGCCAATGGTTGTTATAGTATTCCTATTTTAACGGTTATCGTAATAGGCTTTTTTACTAAACGGGTGCCGGCCATTGCTGCCAAGGTCGGGGTAATTTCGGGAGTGGTCCTCTATTCGATCAGTCAGTTTTTGGTCAAGCCCTATTTTGTGGATAAGGCGCTGGCCGAAGCGGCACAAAACGGCATAAGCGACGCCAAGGCGTTGAGTGTGATCCAGGCCGAAGCCTACCCGCATTTTTTACACGTCATGGCTATTTTGTTCGTGCTCAATATCGCGATTATGTTGTTTATTGGGAAACTCTATCCCAGAGATACGGATTATCAACCGATGACAACCGATGCGGTTAGTGTAGAGCCTTGGAAATATGCCTTTATAGCAGGGGCCGTTATTACGGCTTTAGTGTTGAGTACCTATCTGATATTTTAA